A section of the Parasteatoda tepidariorum isolate YZ-2023 chromosome 6, CAS_Ptep_4.0, whole genome shotgun sequence genome encodes:
- the LOC122271192 gene encoding adult-specific rigid cuticular protein 15.7-like has translation MIAKLALLFAVVVATNAIGFPLGHGVLHSTGVSARSQTQDAFGNYAFNYGIANGAGATNSRAEVGDAHGNKRGSYTLADHDGRARRVDYVADAHGFRAAVHTNEPGTAASAPAAAVIKSPYAAPVAPVAHAVAAPVLAAAPLAAVAYGGTIAHGAALGHGLALGHGHALGHGLALGHGLALGHGLGYGHGLALGHGLGYGHGLAHL, from the exons ATGATTGCCAAG CTTGCTCTCCTCTTCGCTGTGGTTGTTGCTACTAATGCAATCGGCTTTCCACTTGGACATGGTGTCTTACATAGCACAGGCGTCAGTGCAAGATCTCAAACTCAGGAT gCCTTTGGCAACTATGCTTTCAACTATGGCATCGCAAACGGAGCTGGTGCAACTAACTCAAGAGCTGAAGTAGGTGATGCCCATGGTAACAAAAGAGGTTCATACACTCTGGCTGACCATGATGGAAGGGCCCGTAGAGTAGATTACGTAGCTGATGCTCATGGATTCCGTGCTGCTGTTCATACCAACGAACCAGGAACTGCTGCCAGTGCCCCAGCTGCAGCTGTAATCAAAAGTCCTTATGCTGCCCCTGTAGCACCAGTTGCTCACGCCGTTGCTGCTCCAGTTTTAGCCGCAGCTCCCTTAGCTGCTGTTGCATATGGCGGTACCATTGCTCACGGTGCTGCTTTGGGACACGGACTCGCATTAGGACATGGTCATGCTCTCGGACATGGTCTTGCTCTGGGACATGGTCTGGCCCTTGGACACGGTCTTGGATATGGACATGGTCTGGCCCTTGGACACGGACTTGGATATGGACACGGTCTTGCTCATctgtaa
- the LOC122271193 gene encoding adult-specific rigid cuticular protein 15.7-like, with protein MKSTLALLFAVVVATNAIGFPLGHGVLHSTGVSARSQTQDAFGNYAFNYGIANGAGATNSRAEVGDAHGNKRGSYTLADHDGRARRVDYVADAHGFRAAVHTNEPGTAASAPAAASIS; from the exons ATGAAGTCGAca CTTGCTCTCCTCTTCGCTGTGGTTGTTGCTACTAATGCAATCGGCTTTCCACTTGGACATGGTGTCTTACATAGCACAGGCGTCAGTGCAAGATCTCAAACTCAGGAT gCCTTTGGCAACTATGCTTTCAACTATGGCATCGCAAACGGAGCTGGTGCAACTAACTCAAGAGCTGAAGTAGGTGATGCCCATGGTAACAAAAGAGGTTCATACACTCTGGCTGACCATGATGGAAGGGCCCGTAGAGTAGATTACGTAGCTGATGCTCATGGATTCCGTGCTGCTGTTCATACCAACGAACCAGGAACTGCTGCCAGTGCCCCAGCTGCAGCT AGTATTAGTTAA
- the LOC122271194 gene encoding adult-specific rigid cuticular protein 15.7-like, with product MKTLSLLISYINSRSRMDNSHNLVFNNSSKMIARLALLFAVVVATNAIGLPLGHGILHSTGVSSRAQTQDAFGNYAFNYGIANGAGATNSRAEVGDAHGNKRGSYTLADHDGRARRVDYVADAHGFRAAVHTNEPGTAASAPAAAVINSPYAAPVAPVAHAAAVPALSAAPLAAVTYGGTIAHAAAVPALAAAPLAAVAYGGAVHHGAALGHGLALGHGLGHVHGLGYAHGLGLGHGFGLGHGLAHL from the exons ATGAAGACGTTGTCCTTGTTGATTTCATATATAAATAGCCGATCAAGAATGGATAATTCACACAATTTAGTCTTTAATAACTCTTCAAAAATGATTGCCAGG CTTGCTCTCCTCTTTGCTGTGGTTGTTGCTACGAATGCCATTGGTCTTCCACTCGGACATGGCATTTTACATAGCACAGGCGTCAGTTCAAGAGCTCAAACTCAGGAT gCTTTTGGAAACTATGCTTTCAACTATGGCATTGCAAATGGAGCTGGAGCAACTAACTCAAGAGCCGAAGTAGGTGATGCCCATGGTAACAAAAGAGGTTCATACACTCTGGCTGACCATGATGGAAGGGCCCGTAGAGTAGATTACGTAGCTGATGCTCATGGATTCCGTGCTGCTGTTCATACCAACGAACCAGGAACTGCTGCCAGTGCCCCAGCTGCAGCTGTAATCAATAGTCCTTATGCTGCCCCTGTAGCTCCAGTTGCACATGCTGCTGCCGTACCAGCTTTATCTGCTGCTCCCTTGGCTGCTGTCACTTATGGTGGAACCATTGCTCACGCTGCTGCCGTTCCTGCATTGGCAGCAGCACCTTTAGCTGCTGTTGCCTATGGTGGAGCTGTCCATCATGGAGCAGCTCTTGGTCATGGTCTTGCTCTTGGACACGGTCTTGGACATGTACATGGTCTTGGTTATGCACATGGTCTTGGTTTAGGACATGGTTTTGGCTTAGGACATGGCCTTGCTCACTTGTAA
- the LOC107448486 gene encoding adult-specific rigid cuticular protein 15.7-like — protein MIAKLALLFAVVVATNAIDLPLGHGVLHSTGVSARGQTQDAFGNYAFNYGIANGAGATNSRAEVGDAHGNKRGSYTLADHDGRARRVDYVADAHGFRAAVHTNEPGTAASAPAAAVIASPYAAPVAPVAHAAAAPALAAAPLAAVNFGGTIAHAAAAPALAAAPLAAVAYGGAIHHGAALGHGLALGHGLGLGHGLALGHGLGHVHGLGLGHGLAHL, from the exons ATGATTGCCAag CTTGCTCTTCTCTTTGCTGTGGTTGTTGCTACCAATGCAATTGATCTTCCACTAGGACATGGCGTTTTACATAGCACAGGCGTCAGTGCAAGAGGTCAAACTCAGGAT GCCTTTGGCAACTATGCTTTCAACTATGGCATTGCAAATGGAGCTGGTGCAACTAATTCAAGAGCCGAAGTAGGTGATGCCCATGGTAACAAAAGAGGTTCATACACTCTGGCTGACCATGATGGAAGGGCCCGTAGAGTAGATTACGTAGCTGATGCTCATGGATTCCGTGCTGCTGTTCATACCAACGAACCAGGAACTGCTGCCAGTGCCCCAGCTGCAGCTGTTATTGCTAGTCCTTATGCTGCCCCCGTAGCTCCAGTTGCTCATGCCGCTGCAGCACCAGCTTTAGCTGCTGCTCCCTTGGCTGCTGTTAATTTTGGTGGAACCATTGCTCACGCTGCTGCCGCTCCTGCATTGGCAGCAGCACCTTTGGCTGCTGTTGCCTATGGTGGAGCTATCCACCATGGAGCAGCTCTTGGTCATGGTCTTGCTCTTGGACATGGTCTTGGCTTAGGGCATGGTCTTGCTCTTGGACACGGTCTTGGACATGTACATGGTCTTGGCTTAGGACATGGTCTTGCTCATTTGTAA